AGGTTTACTGCGTTTTTCTTTTACTTTTTTCATATCTTAAAAAATGGGGAAAAGTACATTGATTAAAGAATACAAAGCTACAATACATAGAGCAAATATTGAAATAGCAATGATTTTTGGGTCAATTTTTAAAAACATCGGAGTCATTATATACATTAAGTCAATTTAAGTCAGTTTTTTTACCATCATATGCCTTCATTGCGGATGCTTAGATGACTACCAGTGAGATATCTATAGTTCTGATGATTATCGATAACCCTTGTCATAAGGATAGTCTGGAGACACAAACTCTTTTTTTAAATACCATTCACCAGAAACATAAGAGTAAAATAGTATTTCTCCAAAATATGAAATGTGCATTGATTTGTAATCTTCTATTTCATCAGATAAATTGAGTTCAACGGTGGAATTATAGGATTCAAGAGCAGTATCTTTACTGCATTCTTCCAAACAAGAATGAATATGAGGGCAATAATAGTCATCAACCAGCAGAATTGTTTTTGCAGGGTTACCTGTATTTAATTCTTGAACATAAAAACAACGCTTAGGGGAGCTTTTTTCAGACATGCCAGAGGCTATTTGCACACGCAGCAAGTAGTCCTGATAAGCAGTGTTTTTTTGAGCAAAGCTTAACGTGTAGCTCATCAGAAGTATTGTGTAAAATAGGGTCAGTTTTTTATTGAATAGCATTATGAATGAACCTTAGCATTGTTTTGCATTGCATAATAATTAACATTTTTAAACTCACTATTAGTTGTAATTATGCACATAGGACAGTTGAGTATTGTTTAGCTTTTTTAAAGCAAACATTTAATATTTAGAGCCATCATAAAAATTTTTAGCAACCTCTTCTTGGAAAGTTGGGTCATAGTACATGCGTTCATCATCGTAAGGAGGTAGTATAATGTATTCCCAAAGCCCATTTTCATCCATGCGCAGTTCACCATCAAGATAAGAGACAGTTTTGCTGTAACCATTGTAATAGGCTAAGGATTCAATTCTAAACAGGGCTCCTGTAAAAGAACATTGATAACAAGGAAGTTCTTTGGGGCATGAAAAATCTAAAATACGGGCTTGTTGAGGAGATGAATTTTCAATTGGAATGATATCAAAACAACGTTTAACTGTTCCATGATTATAGATATCTTCAAGGTAACTTGGGTAATGGCTATAATCAGACTGAGCTTGCACAAAATTTGAAAAAAAACAGAATATCATTAAAAACAGAAAATTTCTCCCTAACATAAGTTTTGCATAGCATGAGATAGAGATTAATTTAAATTAATAATTTTTTTAAAATGATTAATCAATTTAATTATTCAAATGAGTACAGCAATGATTTCTTGGCAAATCCAATCTGAACGCATTTGCCCTTGTGAGTTTAAAACAAGCCTTGAAGAGTGTTGTTCAAGATAGTGTTGCGTTTGTAAGTCTTTAACCAGTGTTTGCCAAGCTGAGTAGGCGTGCGGTGTGCATAAATATTGATTGAGGTATTCCATGCTAAGACCATCCGTTCTTAAATGCGTATAAATATATTCTATCAAATTTTGTTTTGCATCAAGAGATTCCTGCTCATAAGGATAGTGGTTTTGATCAAGGGCATGATAATACTGGTTTAAATTTTTTGGGTTCCACCAGCGTTGAGCTGTAGACCTTGTATTTTTAGGTAAATATGAATGTGCAGATGCTCCTAAGCCCCAATAGGCTTGCTGTTGCCAATAACATTGATTGTGTTTAGATTCATAACCATTAAGGGCAAAATTAGAAATTTCATACTGCACAAATTCTTTTTGCAACAAATATTCTTTTGCCAGCAAAAACAACTGTTCACAAGGTTCTTCGGCTAAAGGTATCCAAGTTTTTGCTTTTACTTGTTTAGCAAAGGGTGTTTTAGGCTCAACGGTTAAGCCATATAAAGAAAGATGGGTAAAAGAACGCGTAAACAGTAGATCTAGGGTGTTTTTAAAAACCTCTAAGTTTTGTTGTGGCAGTTGATAGATTAAATCCACACCAATGTTGGTTAAATTGGCTTGATTAAGGAGATCAATTGCATTTAGTGCTTGTGTATGTTGATGTTGGCGTCCTAAAAATTGAAGTTCATCTGCAACTAAACTTTGAATTCCTAAAGTGACACGATTAATGCCCATTGTTTTCCACGCCTTGGCTTTGGTCAAGCTAATGTCTTCAGGGTTGGCTTCAAGAGAAATTTCAATATTGTTGTGATCAAATTGAAATTTTTTTTGTAGGGCATGCAAAATATTTTTGATCAGTTGAGTATCGATTAAGCTGGGGGTTCCGCCACCAAAATAAATACTTTGAAGGGTTGAGTCTTTTGCAAAAGATAAATGTTCAAACATTTCAATTTCTTTGAGAAGGTAATTGACATATTCTTTATGTTGGCTTTGAGTTTTATTGGCTAAAACAAAAAAATCACAGTAGGGACATTTATAACGACAAAAGGGAATGTGAATGTAAATACTAAAAGGCTTAGAGTTGGTAATGGTCATTGTTAATCCAACAGTCTAAAGCATTTGGATGGACATAAACAATGCTATCCATAGATCCTTCAGGATCTTTTGCTTGCCAAAAAAGAATATATTGTAAATATGCACTTAAACTGGACAGGGTTTGGTCAGGGACCATCCACTCTCTAAGTTTATAGCGATATGGGGTGTATTGATTTAATTGAGGATGTTCAATGCTGCTTTGTCGGTCCCAATCTTGAATGAAAATAAGGCTATCTAAACTTGGGTTTTTATTAATGGTATACCAACCATGATAGTGTCTGAGATACCAAGATAGGGGCCAAATTGCAGCAGCAGCATTTAAAGTTTCAATTTTCATGTTTGGGTATACTTTTTTGCATGTTAACAGTTTATGTGCCATCTGTTTTGTTTCCCAAGACGTATGTGTGAATGCCAATAAATTTTTTGGGCGAGCATTAAAAATAAAGTTTGTCCGATAGACGTTGATCAACTGCCAGCTGATCAAGATAACAAGTCCCAAACCTAAAATTCTTTTATGTAGAGTGTGGCTAAGGCTGGCTTGAACTGTTTTGCTCAGTTGTGGAGCGAGGTATAAGAAGGCAGGGAAAATAACATGAACCAACAGCCACGGTACTTTTTCTCCAGCATAGCTGTATAAGCTTAAAGATACCCAAAACCAAAAAATACTAAACGCATGAAAATATTCATTATGTTTTAAATGATACAGCGTCATACGAACACCGGCAAAGATATAAAAAATTAAAATTAAAAAATGATAAGGACGGCTAAAATGAAAAATGCTTAACAAAGAAGAAAAGGTGTTGATCCAAAAAGCTTTCACCACAATGAATGCAGCAAAACTTAGGACAGCAACATACAAGCTTTGCCGGAGATAGTTTTTTGAAGAGCGAAGAATTTTTATTAAATAAAATATTATGGCCAAAACAATAGGTAATTCGTATTGAACAAGAAGAGGAAGGTAATAATCAAAAGGCCCACGAATTCTTTGAATTTTGTGCTGGTTGATCCAATAAGGCAACATTTTACGATACAGACCATCAAGGACTCCTGGCCAATGTTGACCAAAACCAGAATACAACAGGGAAAAAATTAAAACTGGGGTTATAAATAATAAAGTTATTTTTAAATATTTATAACGCACAAAATAGTCTTTTACAGCCTGAGTAATATAGGTATAGCGACTTCGCTTGAAAAAAAACAACACCATAAGAAAAGTAACTAGAAAAAAGAAGTAAAATAAATAGTTCAGTTTAGTACACACCATGAATGATAAAAAGATAAGGCTATTAAACAAATAAAAAGACTTTTTGGAATATAAAAACTGGTAGAGACTTAATAGGCTAGCTGTAAAAAGTAAGCACAGCAACATATCCATACCTAAAAACCTTGAGAAGTAAGTTAAGGTTGGGGAAAGAGCAGTTAATGTAACAAAAGATAAAACCGGGTTTAAGTTTTTAAAAATCAAAAACAGTAAGAAGCTACATAGGTAAACCAAGAGTATCCCAGATATTGCACTGGTGAGCCGACCAGTAAAATCTGTGTCGCCAAAAATTTTAAAGCAAAGCGCTTGTATAGTAAAAAGCATAGGTCCATGAAGAATAGGATCAAAACGGTAAAAGTTTTGTGTAGCGTAGTCATAAGAGTATTTAGCATACAAAGACTCATCATGATGGTAAGGTTTATCTCCCAGTTGATAGAGTCTAGTGAAACATAAAAATAAAAAAATAGCGGCTATAAAAATACCAACCAATTTTCTTGTTTTTATTTGAGTGATAATTTCTTTAAGCATGTATTTGTTACGTTATAATCAAGCGTTACTGTTACACTAGCAATTTGCTTTTTAATCTGTCAATATGTTTTGGATCTGATCCCCAAGCAAGCTCGCCGCCTATTGAGTTTTTTTCTGCACCGGTAACAATTTTATAAATGTTAGGTCTTCCGCGCAAAAATTCAACAGCTAAAACCCCAAATCCAACTGCCTCAGTTAAGTTGGGTGCGCAGCCGTATTCTTGAGTAGATTGAATTATGACTTTTTTTCCCAGGTAGTGTTGTATTTTTTCAATCAAGGTTAAGTTGTAGCAACCCCCACCACTGAATACAATTTCATTGAGGGGGGAAAAGTTTGGAAACACGTCTTTTTGATAAGAGTAAGCAATACTGATAGCGGTTGCCTCTGTAACACTGGCTAACGCATCTTCTAGACTTAGATCTTTAAATTTTTTAAATATGTTTTCAAGGTAGTGTTTGCCAAAAGTTTCATAGCCCGTTGATTTTGGGGCTTTTTCTTTAAAATAAGGGTGTTTGAGTAAAGCTTTAATCATGCTTTGGTCTGAAGTTCCTTTTTTTGCCAGTTGGCCATGTGGGTCATAACTGTATTCATTTTTACTATAATGTCTGCAAGCAGCATCTATCCACATGTTGGCTGGGCCAGTGTCGTAGGCCATAACAATACCTTGATTGGATAGTAAGGTTAAGTTGCTAATTCCACCCAAATTATGAATACTTCTGTATCCTTCTTCAGGCTTGAATAAAAGAGCATGTCCAGTTGGAAGTAGCGGAGCTCCCTGACCACCAAGAGCTATGTCAGTTTGTCTGAAGTTACCTACACAGGTAATGCCAGTGTGCTGAGCAATAAAGCTTGGAGAGCCAATTTGCAAGGTATAGCCAAAGTTAAGATGAGGTAGTTTTGCTGGGTGGTGTAGTAAAGTTTGTCCATGGCT
This window of the Oligoflexia bacterium genome carries:
- the hemW gene encoding radical SAM family heme chaperone HemW; the encoded protein is MTITNSKPFSIYIHIPFCRYKCPYCDFFVLANKTQSQHKEYVNYLLKEIEMFEHLSFAKDSTLQSIYFGGGTPSLIDTQLIKNILHALQKKFQFDHNNIEISLEANPEDISLTKAKAWKTMGINRVTLGIQSLVADELQFLGRQHQHTQALNAIDLLNQANLTNIGVDLIYQLPQQNLEVFKNTLDLLFTRSFTHLSLYGLTVEPKTPFAKQVKAKTWIPLAEEPCEQLFLLAKEYLLQKEFVQYEISNFALNGYESKHNQCYWQQQAYWGLGASAHSYLPKNTRSTAQRWWNPKNLNQYYHALDQNHYPYEQESLDAKQNLIEYIYTHLRTDGLSMEYLNQYLCTPHAYSAWQTLVKDLQTQHYLEQHSSRLVLNSQGQMRSDWICQEIIAVLI
- a CDS encoding TIGR03663 family protein, giving the protein MLKEIITQIKTRKLVGIFIAAIFLFLCFTRLYQLGDKPYHHDESLYAKYSYDYATQNFYRFDPILHGPMLFTIQALCFKIFGDTDFTGRLTSAISGILLVYLCSFLLFLIFKNLNPVLSFVTLTALSPTLTYFSRFLGMDMLLCLLFTASLLSLYQFLYSKKSFYLFNSLIFLSFMVCTKLNYLFYFFFLVTFLMVLFFFKRSRYTYITQAVKDYFVRYKYLKITLLFITPVLIFSLLYSGFGQHWPGVLDGLYRKMLPYWINQHKIQRIRGPFDYYLPLLVQYELPIVLAIIFYLIKILRSSKNYLRQSLYVAVLSFAAFIVVKAFWINTFSSLLSIFHFSRPYHFLILIFYIFAGVRMTLYHLKHNEYFHAFSIFWFWVSLSLYSYAGEKVPWLLVHVIFPAFLYLAPQLSKTVQASLSHTLHKRILGLGLVILISWQLINVYRTNFIFNARPKNLLAFTHTSWETKQMAHKLLTCKKVYPNMKIETLNAAAAIWPLSWYLRHYHGWYTINKNPSLDSLIFIQDWDRQSSIEHPQLNQYTPYRYKLREWMVPDQTLSSLSAYLQYILFWQAKDPEGSMDSIVYVHPNALDCWINNDHYQL
- a CDS encoding anhydro-N-acetylmuramic acid kinase; translation: MKPFITIGLMSGTSMDGMDAVLFSYQGVEDNNPANIEIIASHQAPYSQSFRQKLLDCIDQRDLEKSCELSSYWAQLAIETVNDLLKKSKRRPHDVDVIASHGQTLLHHPAKLPHLNFGYTLQIGSPSFIAQHTGITCVGNFRQTDIALGGQGAPLLPTGHALLFKPEEGYRSIHNLGGISNLTLLSNQGIVMAYDTGPANMWIDAACRHYSKNEYSYDPHGQLAKKGTSDQSMIKALLKHPYFKEKAPKSTGYETFGKHYLENIFKKFKDLSLEDALASVTEATAISIAYSYQKDVFPNFSPLNEIVFSGGGCYNLTLIEKIQHYLGKKVIIQSTQEYGCAPNLTEAVGFGVLAVEFLRGRPNIYKIVTGAEKNSIGGELAWGSDPKHIDRLKSKLLV